A portion of the Pseudorasbora parva isolate DD20220531a chromosome 1, ASM2467924v1, whole genome shotgun sequence genome contains these proteins:
- the rerglb gene encoding RERG/RAS-like b, producing MNDIKLALLGSEGAGKSAVLVRFLTKRFIGEYASNANSLYHKRFSIDGRQLNLEVFDPCSQSGESRCILEEPVDWADGFVVVYTISDRTSFLNAKNILAQIKESRRETCKGDVPICLVGNKQDLCHSRQVSEEEGRSLAQENKCLFQEVSAAEDYLEISNLFTKLIRHVMEQLKHRGDRRRYSGSKSMAKLINNVFGKRRKSV from the exons CGGTTTTGGTGAGATTCCTGACCAAGCGGTTCATAGGAGAATATGCGTCAAATGCCA ACTCCTTATACCATAAAAGGTTCTCCATTGATGGAAGACAGTTGAACTTGGAAGTCTTTGATCCATGCTCGCAG AGTGGAGAGAGCAGATGTATCCTGGAGGAGCCAGTGGATTGGGCTGATGGCTTTGTGGTGGTGTACACAATCAGCGACCGTACGTCCTTCCTAAATGCCAAAAACATCCTGGCGCAGATCAAAGAAAGTCGTCGAGAAACCTGTAAAGG GGATGTTCCCATCTGCCTGGTGGGTAACAAGCAGGACCTATGCCACAGCCGTCAAGTGAGTGAAGAGGAGGGCCGCTCCCTGGCCCAGGAGAACAAATGCCTCTTCCAGGAGGTGTCGGCAGCTGAGGACTACCTGGAGATCTCCAACCTCTTCACAAAGCTCATCCGGCATGTGATGGAACAGCTTAAGCATAGAGGTGACCGCAGGCGGTACAGTGGCTCCAAGTCCATGGCCAAACTCATCAACAATGTCTTTGGCAAGAGGAGAAAGTCTGTTTGA